A stretch of the Lactuca sativa cultivar Salinas chromosome 9, Lsat_Salinas_v11, whole genome shotgun sequence genome encodes the following:
- the LOC111893393 gene encoding protein LIGHT-DEPENDENT SHORT HYPOCOTYLS 10 encodes MSNDQQIKGRSEIGEGSSRGGRGGGSGGGGGVGGGGGVLLPSDSQSAPAAPPQLSRYESQKRRDWNTFGQYLKNQRPPVALSHCSYSHVLDFLRYLDQFGKTKVHLQGCVFFGHPDPAGPCTCPLRQAWGSLDALIGRLRAAYEENGGLPEMNPFASGAIRVYLREIRDSQAKARGIPYKKKKKKRNTPILKANEESSSFRMQQS; translated from the coding sequence ATGTCTAATGATCAGCAGATTAAGGGAAGATCTGAAATAGGTGAAGGATCATCAAGGGGTGGCCGAGGTGGAGGatcaggaggaggaggaggagtaggtggtggtggcggtgtaCTTCTACCTTCTGATTCACAATCAGCACCGGCAGCACCACCTCAACTAAGCCGATATGAGTCACAGAAGCGGCGTGATTGGAACACTTTCGGACAGTACTTGAAGAACCAAAGACCACCAGTGGCTTTGTCTCACTGTAGCTACAGTCATGTACTAGATTTCCTTCGGTACCTCGATCAGTTTGGAAAGACTAAGGTTCACTTACAAGGTTGTGTATTTTTCGGTCACCCTGATCCAGCTGGCCCTTGTACTTGCCCACTTAGGCAAGCTTGGGGCAGCCTTGATGCCCTTATAGGGCGTCTTCGTGCAGCTTATGAAGAAAATGGTGGATTGCCTGAAATGAACCCGTTTGCTAGTGGAGCAATACGTGTTTACCTACGTGAAATTCGTGATTCGCAAGCCAAAGCAAGAGGAATTCCTtataagaagaaaaagaagaagagaaaCACTCCGATTCTAAAAGCAAACGAAGAATCATCAAGTTTCCGAATGCAGCAATCATGA